The following DNA comes from Alosa alosa isolate M-15738 ecotype Scorff River chromosome 13, AALO_Geno_1.1, whole genome shotgun sequence.
gtgtgtgtgtgtgtgtgtgtgtgtgtgtgtgtgtgtgtgtgtgtgtgtgtgtgtgtgtgtgtgtgtatgtgtatgtgtgtatgtgtatgtgtgtgtgtgagtgagtgtgtgtgtgtgtgtgtgtgtgtgtgtgtgtgtgtgtgtgtgtgtgtgtgtgtgtgtgtgtgtgtgtgtgaatcagaaTGGTCCAGACTAGTCTACTTTaattctttttctctttttccttcttactcctttctttttttcggAATGTAAATGATCTCCCTTAATTGATTTTACGCAGCTCGACTGAACTAGCAGAGACAGAGACGTTTACACATTTGTTCAATCATGgctgcacgcatacacacgggTGGGGCATggacacacattacacacagctTTCTGTACACAGTGCACATGCACAATaatatatgtgcacacacacacacacacacacacacactgtcacacacacacacacactgtcacacacacacacacacacacacagcagtcggTCATCAGTCATGTTTTATCCTTCTGACCCATGGAATGACCCCTCGTGGTTGGGatgtaaaatgaggtgttttgtATGTTTGGTAGATGATAATGGCCTGGGTGTTGTGCTGTGCACCCTGGGTTGGGGCTGGCATTAATATGGAACTCATTCAAACACAGACAGGACAGCCTTCGTTTTGCACTATTGATGGACCGATACTGATGGCTCAGCTGAGGTATGTGATGCCTTTCCTGAATGTAGAGGCCTGGTGGCAGATGAGCCATTTTGTTATTTGTGCGGATGTGTCTGGTTCAGAGTTGAGATGAGTGGTGTGCAGTCTGGTTCCTGTTGTTGGGTCTGCGTCTTCAGCAGTCATCTTCACAGCTGCTGAACATACGGAGAtattgggagtgtgtgtgtatgtgtgtgtgtatgcatttatgtgattgtgagtgtgtgtgtgtgtgtatacatgtgtgtgtgtgtgtgtatgtaattgtgaggtgtgtgtgtgtgtgtgtgtgtgtgtgtgtgtgtatgtgtatgtgtgtgtgtatgtgtgtgtgtgtgtgtgtgtgtgtgtgtgtgtgtgtgtgtgtgtgtgtgtgtgtgtgtgtgtgtgtgtgtgtgtgtgtgtgtatgcatgcaggtAAGCCTGTTTGGCCCGAGGAAGGCAGAGTGAGCTTGGAAGCTGTGGTGTTGGCGGCGTCTCAGCCAGAGTGAGCCGGTTGTGGAGGGTGAAGGAGATGAGCATATCGGGCCATCCCAGACACACCCGCGGGACAAACGCTCCAAGGCATCTcccagagaaaagaaagaaaaccgTTAAGAATGGCCTGAAGTAGCCTCTCTGAAggcacagctctctctctctctctgctgctcaaGAGACTGTCTGTCTCTGCTTGGCTGAAAATATGCCTAGGGGGCTCggagcgaggtgtgtgtgtgtgtttgtgtgtatgtgtgtgtgtgtgtgtatgtggtcgCCAGTGGACTGAGACTGGTCTCTGTGACTACAGATAAGAACTAAATCCTACATGACCATGCAACCAACCATCCAGCaacctctccccacacacacacacacacacacacacacacacacacacacacacacacacacacacacacacacacacacacacacacacacacactgcacagctgGCCCTCGAGCTGAGGTGATATGATGCAGGGTGAGCGccatccctctcccctctctcccctctctcccctctctctcaggagCATCATCCAGCGCGCGCTCCGCCTGGGTAAATAAGAGGCGCATTTAATGGGCCACAAAAATAGAAAGACATAATTCAGTATCGATTGGCGGCCGCAGGCTGTGATGAAGAGAGTGTGGTGTGCCTCTGTGTTATTTCTGCGAGGGGGGAGCCTTCTCCAGACAGACTGACATTGATCAGGCCCGGCGAGTCGCCACCGAGAGGAATCTCATcccgaagagagagagagagagagagagagagtagaagaagaagaaacagcAGTGCTTCGTGTAATTAATTCGGCTACCAGCCATATTAGATTCCGTTGACACGCGGTGACATCGATCACATATTTTacaattgttttgtgtgtgcgtgcgtaagtgtgtgcgcgcgcgtgtgtgtgtgtgtcttctcttcctccctggaACTCAATTCTACCTGGCAGAGACATACTCAGAGAAGCCACAAGTGTGCTGGAGGCAAAATGATAAATAAGTCTTCCAGGAGTGCACCGCTTCATGGAGTTCGTCTCAATGGGAATCATCTGCACCAGGGATTCAAAAGCATCTTCTCCTAGGCGTGCTCTTCACCAGCACATGCACAGGGCAGCGTACTGGTCACATTTTACTCAGCGCGGACGACCCAGCGTACTGGTCACATTTTACTCAGTGAGGACGACCCAGCGTACTGGTCACATTTACAAGGACGACCCAGAATACAGCCACACAAACAGGACAGAGGCAGCTGGCGTCCTTCTGTGCTTGATTGACCTTGTGATTTCATTTTGTGTTTCCTAGATGGCGGTCCGGCTGCGTTGGTGCCGCACGTGCCCGCCTCCGTACCCTTGCCCCTCGCTCTGCCTCCAGCGTCCAGTATGAGCGGGGGCCCGGGGGCAGACGGCAGCCCGGCGGCGCCAGGAGCAGGGGATGATGGGATAGCGGTGAACCCCGCCAGCCCCGCCGGACCCACCCCACCAAACCCACAGACGCCCGAGGACCAGACAGCGGGCGAGATGCaaggagagacggagggagagatggaaaaagagacagaggcagaagagacggagacggaggaggagaaggCCAAGCGTCTGCTGTACTGTTCGCTCTGCAAGGTGGCTGTCAACTCCCCCTCCCAGCTGGAAGCGCATAACAGCGGTaagcaccccccctccccctgacagCTTTTATAAATTATCTTTTTGTTTGCACTGAACCCGTTTCCCCATACTAAATAAAATATTGTAGGCTGTTGATTGCAGTTATATATCACCGCGCAGTGTTCCAAAAGAGCtgtatttttttgcatatgtagAATTTACACCCAGTGAGCTGAACGTGTTTTCACCAAAAATGTCTTTGGTCATATATCATGTTACGGGAGGCCTGTGAAGGAGACTTGTTTGCTCACTCTACACACGCCTAGAAATACACACAGCATCCCAAGCCATCCGCTTGACCTCTAGTGGGAATAGCAGGTGTGTTTGTCCTTCGCATGACCATACATCACCAAAATGAGTTTAAACACGACACCAAAAATAATTGGCTATAAAAGACACGTCTCAAAAATAGGTAAAGTAGTTGCTAGGCGCTTGCTTTATCCACGACCAAATGTAGCTCTTGAGTAGCTCTTTGTGTGTGACTTGGGCAGATCCAGTCCTCTAAGTCCTCTTCACAGAGctgtggaggggtggaggggtgagTGTGGCAGAGCAGTGGTCCTCTGGAGAGAGATTAGACTGGCCACGAGCCACACGCTCTGCACTTAGgcggagatagagaggggatcTGCCACTATCTTATCAGCAAAAAGCTCCACCTCATCGCGATGCACGGGTCAAATGTGTCCTTTTCACACAGCGggcagggaaaagagagagagagagagagagagagagagagagagagagaggaccagaAGTGGAAAAGTGCACAGAAAATCAGCTCCCATCAGATTAGAGACCTCTTAGTAGTACTCTCCCTTCCCTACCACTGGACCTACTTTAAGGCTTTGGAATATTGCTAATTAGCAAATGCAGCTAATGGGCACAAATTACTGTGTGCTTTTCTTTGGTCTCAGACTCTAGCCTACcaagttgattttttttttctttgtgacTCCTTCATGAACTCCCCACATCAACCTCATCAGACCCACAGTACCACAGACCACACTAGTGGGCATGAATTGCCTTTGAAATGAAACACTTCCCTACACACTCCCTAGAAACTTCTGGAGAGTTAGCTTTAGCCGTTCCTTGATTAGCACCTCTCCTCACCCTCCCCAGGCACAAAGCACAAGACCATGCTGGAGGCCCGGAGCGGCACGGGCTCCATCAAGTCCTTCCCCCGCCCCGGCGTCAAGGCCAAGGTGGCGCCGCCAACCGCAGCGATCACAGGCCTGCAGAACAAAACGTTCCACTGTGAGACGTGCGATGTGCATGTTAACTCCGAGACACAGCTGAAGCAGGTGAGCAGTGCGCACGTGAAGCGCTGAGTCATGTCAGGGATGCGTCAAAATAACCATCATCTCTCACCATCTGTTCCCGTTCGGTTCCCATCTGAGcatcttcccatctctcttAATGACATTTTTGATATCCATTCACCAACCAGTGTAAATACATGtgtattgtttatgtatgtatttcttttttagATAACGTTTATAAACTCTAACGTAAACATTCTTAGAAAAAAACCTATAAGGGGGTGATGACTTAAGTGCTTACTGATGCAAGGTGTTTTCAATGTCGTCCGGCTTTGGCAGCCTGAGTAGCTACTGTAGCCAGCGCAGGTGCGTTACTTTGTCTCTTCTTCTCACCTCGGCTCACAAAGTGCCTTTGCTGAAGCGTCTCTCTGTTTTGTCCCCTGCAGCACATCAGCAGCCGACGTCACAAAGACCGAGCGGCAGGAAAGCCGGCCAAACCTAAATATAGCCCCTACACCAAACCCCCGAGAGGACAGACTAAACAACCGGTatgtctcttctcctcctcctcttctcctcctctccctcggtctcctctcctcttgcctCGCAGCAGGAGCGGTCGAAGCGAGGTGAGCGAGGACCGGAGGCTCTTTGGCCAGCCCCAAATCCCCCAGCAGCTCCGAAGCTTGTGACAGCTGAACCAACACGAACCCTGGAAGCCTCTTCGAGGGGGTCCTGACCTTTTCAAAGTTGCCGGGAACACaacgtttttttccctcttattTCCCTCTCGGCCGCTGTCCTAATAACGCAGTTAATTTACGGCTGGGACTGGACGCTTGTAGTGCGACTCCAGCTGTGTGCCGTGACTCCGTGCCAGACATTGTAATTGTTTCACTTTTTCGCGCCACATTTCAGGATCATAGTTTCTGTCCCAGGTGTGATGTGTCTGGATAGCATTACATAACTAACGTCACTGGCCTCTTTCCCAGATGGGAAAGTGATGGGAATAGGATGATCTAGGCTTCATTTGCAGGTGTCTGTAGCAATGCAGTTGAAGTGGTGGGAAAGATTGCACTGTTTTGAAACACAGAGTTTCACAGAGATGACTGCAGAGGGAGAAGAATGTATAAGACCTGAGCTAGTTGGCAAGTTTAGCATGAGACACATTTACAAAAATCACATTTCCAGCATCACTCTGGGACTAATTAGTGGTGTTCCCACCATTTGTAAGCTATTTATTTGCAATGGCACAGTGACGACATATAATGTTGGTTTTGGGAAAGTGAGTCGTATATTGCATGTGGTATGTATGGCGTGTATGTATGGCAGGGCACTGAATGTGGTGTTGTGTCCTCTCTCCTCAGGGGAAGCTGTCGCTGGGTAAGGAGCTGTGCCAGGCGCTGCCGGCCGGGTTGATGCCCTCTCATCTAGCGGCCatggctgctgctgccgctgccatCAACTCTGCCTTCCCCATGCGCTCCAGTGCTACCCCCTCCCTTTTTCAGACTCAGCCCCTCCCCGCCGCGCTCCTCCGCCCCGCCCCTGGGCCTGTCAGGACAGCCCACACGCCCGTGCTCTTTGCTCCCTACTGACCTCTGAACTTTGAACTTTGGACTGCCTGCCGGAGGGCAGGTTCAGGCTTGGGAGTTCCCCAAGGCACTCCACTTGGGACCTTTCCAATCAACAGctacacccccccaccacccaaaAAACCTCTCTGATCCTCCCCTTTGGATCTGGACTTTTGTTTGATATCACACcgcaataataataaaaaaaaaacacaccaagGTAACTATGCAGTGTTGTTCCAGACTTGAAGCTCTAAATGTGTAAGGAATATATTGATTTTTTTAGATTAACTCTGTGTCCATTAAGGTCATTGCTTCTGTCAGAAACATGTTCTGCTATGAGAATATTGATACAGAGAGTAGACAGGCGGGGGAAATGGTCTTTGCTGTTTGCACTTTAACCCCCTTTTACGCTGGATGTCCTCAGTAGTTTAGATGTCTGTGACTTAATCCCTCTTGTATAGTATATGTGTAGGtggctatttgtgtgtgtgggattggatttatgtgtgtgcctgcctgtgtatGAGCAAATGTGTAgttgtgagtgcatgtgtatgtgtgcagagacatctgagagagagagagagagagagagagagagagagtatatgtttgtttgtttgtgtgtgtgtgtgtgtgtgtgtgtgtgtgtttgtttacttacAGCAGTGCAATGTGAGGATGATTGGGACACCTACGTGATCAGGAGATCAGAAGCGGGATCTTCTCCAAATTGAAATGCTGCTGCTCTGTTTCTAGATCCCATAGCGTATGGAGCGCTGGCTGCCACGCAGAGatgtgtacatacatacaggcGAGGCACGCGTCGCGTGTGTACGGATTAGTGATGTGAGTGGGAGACAAGGACTGTGAGAGCCCGCCCTCCACCTCTGACATCCTTGCAGACATCACAATGAGTATGTCATAGGACTACAGCAAAGCTTGTCTTATCTGAGCTGTCAATGTGAAAAGAAGATGaatcatttcatttcaaataaaGAAACTTACTTTGTTATTTTAGCTTCAGTCTCGATTgaaaacagacacactcactcacacacacatacagagagagagagagagagagagagagagagagagagacttcaacAACCCAGTTGTTTTGTTTCATGTTAATGGCTCATTAAAATCAGGCATACTTAAAAGTCCATGGCAATAGGTTACTCATTTGGTGCAAAATGCTTTGAAAGCTAAACAGTCAATGACTGAGGGAAAAACACAGTGGGTCTGACCTAATTACTGATCCAACTGAAACTGTGCCCTTTGCTACTAGACTCAACATCATCCCACTGTCTCTACCTTCTGATTCAGAGCACCCTTTGGGATATGCAGCACACATCAATTTTGCATCTTGACATTTTTTGCAGGGCGTATTTGTCAAAGCACCATAAGTCATCAGGTGTTTCGTGAACCCCATAATTTTCAGGCAAAGACCTCTTTGtgaactctccctctctctctctcctcttgcatCACCCCTGTATCTGAAGTTTCACATGAGCTTCGAaaagtcagtcacacacacacacacacacacactcacatacagaaagagaagaagttTTTGCTCTTAGCTTTGCTAGCACTCTAAAACTAAtataggcagccactctgatgCGCAAAAAAACCCCACTAAGCCCGCTGAGCAGGATCACTGGCAGCATCTTGCTCCTATTACGTCCTCTGAAACAATAATAGGGAACATCTGTTTCTCTGGGACGGGGACTTCTCAATCTATGGTTCCAGGGAGCTATCAGCGACTCCACACATGCATAACAGCCcgctgtgtacacacacacacacacacacacacatacacacatgccctcTCCCAGTGCCACAGCTGGTGGGAGTCCACCCTGCAAAAAGAGCTCTGGTTACGGCCCTGTCACCTTGTGAAAACGCTGAAATACGGGATAGCAACGTGCCAGGGCTCAGAGTGCAGCAGCGGTAGCAGTCGGTCGAAGTGGCTTATTTGAACCTTGTAACTGaaagggaactatgataaaagcTTTTTTTTCCTGGCCACTATGTCTGTTCTTTTTCATTCTGTTCACTGTCCAGtgcagtgtttttgtttgtccagTGCAGTGTTTTCGTTGTTGAGCCCCATGGCACTGTGCTCTGAATCCATATTTAACTACGCTTGAGAGGAGTACATAAATGGTTGTGGGGTTTTTttcttcattgttttttttcgtTGCAGGCAGCAGGATTCTTTTCAGCATTATTTTTTCAGCATTATTTTTTCAGCATTATGCACAACACATTTGTAACACCTGGGACCTTGTCTcttcagttttttttccccgCTGCCTGAAGGTATatgtgagaaggagagaaaagaatagGAGGAGCCCGCTGACAAAATCCCTGGAGGCCAAACTGGCCGCTTCGTACGCTTGTGCTTGTACTGCAAAGCTTTGATTCCTGATCATGACAAATGTAGTAATTAGCATTCCTTTACCGGTGGAAAGcaggaaagagggggggggaaaCGGCTGGAGATTTTCATTCTGCAGAGCTCTTGGCTCCTGGAAGCTATGCTTCGGAACACCGGCACTCCCTCCGAGTCCTGCGCTGTCCTGCAGCTCAACCCCCGAGTTCTCCCTGGCCTCGCACGGGGGAACTTCATGGATCATGTTGACAGATTTTTCATCAGAGGTTTTTCAGAGATTGTTATCGGGATTTGAAATATTGGAGCGCTCATAAGACCTGTCATAATCAATCAAAATGACATATGCCCTGGAAAAGCCTGACACAACTATGGGGGCATGGCTACAGAGTTGCCCTTTTGTCTTTAATTAATAAGCACTGACGGTCCATGCTCTCTGCATGTGAAAGGGATGGACCAATCTATTTCGTGTCTACTACATTCACTGCAGAATAATATTAGAATACATGACAGTTCTGATTTGACTAAATGTGATTTAATGGATGGTTGTAATGTCATGGTTGACATATAAGCCAAAGCAGCTCTCTGCTTTCCAAAGACAGCTAAGATGTGTGGTCACAGATTTTATTTTCCTACTTTCTCAGGAGTGACTAAGACTCTCCCTTGGCAGGGTACTGCTCTAATTTGGAGACACCCAAAGAAATATGGGTTAAGTATCTAGATGATGGAAACACTTTCTATGAACCCAGTATCCATAGTGGtaaaacattataaacacattCAGAAAGAGTTATAACATATTAATAAAGTCTCATGTTTAGTCTGTATAACCATTTATTACTGAAAATAATTCTAAAAGATTATTTCACCTCTGTAATGTCACCATATTAATTATCTAGTGGTACAAGAAGCTTTATTTAACATTATGATGCTTCCTGTTGCAAAGGCTTTTACAATTACATAACTACACTTTATGAGTGCATTTATTATTATGTATGAACAGCTAAAGCCTTTTGTCAATGAATATGCTGCATTGAGACTACTTTATAAACCTTTATGCATGTGGTTAAAAGGCTTTCTGGATTCTGACTGTAAACTGCTATCTAGATGGCCCTCCAGACAGTACATGACTCGTGAACGTTTTTGAACTTATTGAGATTCACCAGATTTGTACCAGCCGAATTAGGAGCCGCTCTGTTCCAAAGCCAGTTGCTGTGTGGTGTCCAGACTGTATGTGAGATGCAGGCCACGTTACTCAACCACTGGCAGTGGCTGAGGGTATCCTCAATGAGTTGTCAGACGCTCTTTCTCGGATGAAATTCGATTCTTCCAACAGAACCAGACAGAGCAAACGAACACAGCCTTCCAATTCTCGCTCcagggtgtgtgtttttttctgcattttcGCTGCCAGCATTCAGGCGTTGTGCAAAAACAGAAGAGGACGAATGTTTGGAGTGCCAGAGCTTTTCCTTCATGTCTCCACTTGCTCAGGGGAAGCCATTGAGCCATTGCCAGGTGTGGTGAGCGGAGTTAGGAGAGACGGGTTGACCCTCCgttgaccagcagtctccaaGAACGTGTCTCgcctctcgcctctcccctcgATGGCATGGACATGTTTTAAGGGGGTCATAAATTCCCTCCATGCGAGGTGAGGGGGCTGGGACGGGGAAGGGTTCTCTGTGTCAGAGGATGGGCTCAGTGATGATCACACAGCTTCTACTGACATTTTCTGCTCGCTAATGCCAGCCCCGCTCCATGTTTTTCGGAAATGAGGTTGATGTTGGGAACGCATCCAAGAGCTTAAGAGAAAGCTGGAGAGCCtgcacacatcaacaacacacaacatttcCCACTCATCAGTTCTGTTT
Coding sequences within:
- the znf385d gene encoding zinc finger protein 385D isoform X2, giving the protein MDPVQKAVIHHTFGVAPSPKRKYISCGVCQLRFNSQSQALAHFKGTKHAKKLKALDSPKCKQKGLLVARETSGKETPRSFSPAATSLSAERKDGGPAALVPHVPASVPLPLALPPASSMSGGPGADGSPAAPGAGDDGIAVNPASPAGPTPPNPQTPEDQTAGEMQGETEGEMEKETEAEETETEEEKAKRLLYCSLCKVAVNSPSQLEAHNSGTKHKTMLEARSGTGSIKSFPRPGVKAKVAPPTAAITGLQNKTFHCETCDVHVNSETQLKQHISSRRHKDRAAGKPAKPKYSPYTKPPRGQTKQPGKLSLGKELCQALPAGLMPSHLAAMAAAAAAINSAFPMRSSATPSLFQTQPLPAALLRPAPGPVRTAHTPVLFAPY
- the znf385d gene encoding zinc finger protein 385D isoform X1, with the protein product MESMYLGNTCQGTLLPTLMRPPLPAAMQPALGIKQFLPFSLEPTSGVSLFPSFSAMDPVQKAVIHHTFGVAPSPKRKYISCGVCQLRFNSQSQALAHFKGTKHAKKLKALDSPKCKQKGLLVARETSGKETPRSFSPAATSLSAERKDGGPAALVPHVPASVPLPLALPPASSMSGGPGADGSPAAPGAGDDGIAVNPASPAGPTPPNPQTPEDQTAGEMQGETEGEMEKETEAEETETEEEKAKRLLYCSLCKVAVNSPSQLEAHNSGTKHKTMLEARSGTGSIKSFPRPGVKAKVAPPTAAITGLQNKTFHCETCDVHVNSETQLKQHISSRRHKDRAAGKPAKPKYSPYTKPPRGQTKQPGKLSLGKELCQALPAGLMPSHLAAMAAAAAAINSAFPMRSSATPSLFQTQPLPAALLRPAPGPVRTAHTPVLFAPY